A genomic region of Chlorobaculum parvum NCIB 8327 contains the following coding sequences:
- a CDS encoding zinc ribbon domain-containing protein, with protein sequence MQKENWECPKCGNRYFETGQFAATGGLFAKIFDVQNKKFTTVTCTLCQYTEIYRAESSKIANIFDFFTS encoded by the coding sequence ATGCAAAAGGAGAATTGGGAATGCCCTAAATGTGGCAACCGTTATTTCGAAACAGGTCAATTCGCAGCGACAGGCGGTTTGTTTGCAAAAATTTTCGATGTGCAAAACAAAAAGTTTACCACCGTTACCTGTACGCTTTGTCAGTATACTGAAATTTACAGGGCAGAATCGAGCAAAATTGCCAATATTTTTGACTTTTTCACGAGCTGA
- a CDS encoding glycosyltransferase family 2 protein: MVQRPKVLIFIVAYNAEKTIQKVLTRIPEDLLDDYEVEILIIDDKSSDDTVVRCHEAIKSSHLKFKTHVKVNPKNQGYGGNQKIGYQYAIEQNYDCVALLHGDGQYAPECLHDLIEPVIKGEAEAVFGSRMMKPFGALKGGMPMYKFVGNKILTFFQNRMLKTSLSEFHSGYRVYSVEALKQIPFQLNTADFHFDTEIIIQLIFRGLRIAERPIPTYYGDEICYVNGIRYAFDVAVATIKAKMQFLGVIYDKKYDIF; encoded by the coding sequence ATGGTTCAGAGACCTAAAGTTTTAATTTTTATTGTGGCTTACAATGCAGAAAAGACAATTCAGAAGGTCTTGACGCGCATTCCTGAAGATCTCCTTGATGATTATGAGGTAGAAATTTTAATTATAGATGATAAATCCTCTGATGATACTGTAGTGCGTTGCCATGAGGCAATAAAAAGCAGCCATCTTAAATTTAAGACCCATGTTAAGGTAAACCCTAAAAATCAGGGTTATGGAGGCAATCAGAAGATCGGGTACCAATACGCTATTGAGCAAAATTATGACTGTGTTGCTTTACTTCACGGTGATGGTCAATATGCTCCAGAATGCTTGCATGATTTAATAGAGCCCGTCATAAAGGGTGAGGCAGAGGCTGTATTCGGATCCAGAATGATGAAGCCTTTCGGAGCCTTAAAAGGTGGTATGCCTATGTATAAGTTTGTTGGTAATAAAATTCTTACTTTTTTTCAAAATCGAATGTTAAAAACCTCTTTAAGCGAGTTTCATTCTGGTTACAGGGTGTATTCTGTAGAGGCTTTAAAGCAAATTCCTTTTCAATTAAATACAGCTGATTTTCATTTTGACACCGAAATAATAATTCAACTGATTTTTAGAGGTCTTCGTATTGCCGAGCGCCCAATTCCGACATATTATGGAGATGAAATATGCTATGTGAATGGTATTAGGTATGCTTTTGATGTTGCTGTTGCCACTATTAAAGCAAAAATGCAGTTTCTTGGTGTTATTTATGATAAGAAATACGATATTTTTTAA
- a CDS encoding integrase core domain-containing protein, whose translation MPDFSRSGKPTDNPYIESFNRKLQDKCLSENWLLDMEDARQKIEAWRKEYSALWPHYSLKQVTPMECIATQCNRSENSNLAIPATGI comes from the coding sequence GTGCCGGACTTCTCCCGTTCTGGCAAACCGACGGATAACCCCTATATTGAATCATTTAACAGGAAGTTACAGGACAAGTGCCTGTCGGAAAACTGGCTCCTGGACATGGAAGATGCGAGGCAGAAAATCGAAGCCTGGCGAAAGGAATACAGCGCGCTCTGGCCCCATTATTCCTTGAAACAAGTGACACCTATGGAATGCATTGCAACACAATGCAATAGATCTGAAAACTCTAATTTAGCCATTCCAGCTACGGGCATATAA
- the rfbF gene encoding glucose-1-phosphate cytidylyltransferase translates to MKAVILAGGLGTRISEETHLKPKPMIEIGGKPILWHIMKIYSAYGVHDFIICCGYKGYLIKEYFANYFLHMSDITFDMEHNEMQVHHHKAEPWRVTLIDTGEHTMTGGRLKRVQDYVKDEKEVFFTYGDGVSNINIDKLLAFHRSKGVKATLTATMPASGRFGVLDIDKNHKVHTFKEKPRTDGAMINGGFFVLSPEVIDYIEGDHTSWEREPLERLAGEGELAAYAHHGFWQPMDTLRDKVMLEELWKTGAAPWKLW, encoded by the coding sequence ATGAAAGCTGTTATTCTTGCAGGTGGTCTCGGCACCCGCATCTCCGAAGAGACTCACCTGAAGCCAAAACCGATGATTGAAATCGGTGGCAAGCCGATTCTATGGCACATCATGAAAATTTATTCGGCTTACGGCGTTCACGACTTCATCATCTGCTGCGGTTACAAGGGTTACCTGATAAAAGAGTATTTCGCCAACTACTTTCTGCACATGTCGGACATCACGTTCGACATGGAGCATAACGAGATGCAGGTCCATCATCATAAAGCCGAGCCCTGGCGCGTCACCCTGATCGATACTGGCGAACACACAATGACAGGTGGCCGTCTCAAGAGAGTGCAAGACTATGTGAAAGACGAGAAGGAGGTCTTTTTTACCTATGGAGATGGTGTTAGCAATATCAACATAGATAAATTGCTTGCTTTTCACCGTTCCAAGGGAGTAAAGGCTACTCTTACGGCAACCATGCCTGCTTCCGGTCGCTTTGGCGTGCTCGACATCGATAAGAACCACAAGGTTCATACCTTTAAGGAAAAGCCCAGAACCGATGGAGCAATGATTAATGGCGGCTTTTTCGTTCTCTCGCCTGAGGTGATCGATTATATTGAAGGTGATCACACCTCATGGGAACGGGAACCTCTGGAGCGTCTTGCTGGAGAAGGTGAGCTTGCCGCTTATGCCCATCATGGGTTCTGGCAGCCAATGGATACCCTGCGTGACAAGGTAATGCTCGAAGAACTCTGGAAAACGGGCGCCGCTCCATGGAAGCTCTGGTAA
- the rfbG gene encoding CDP-glucose 4,6-dehydratase — MLNNLFWAGKKVLVTGHSGFKGSWLVIWLKMMGAEVSGYALAPLTSNDNFVLSGIGEHIASQIGDVRDFDTLFRVFERQQPEIVFHLAAQPLVRYSYENPKETYDVNVGGTVNVFECCRRCDSVRVIINVTTDKCYENREWVWGYRENDRLGGFDPYSSSKACSELVTEAFRNSFFNPADVARHGKSLASARAGNVFGGGDWQVDRILPDCIRHLERGEPIVVRNPHAVRPWQHVLEPLSGYLLLAEKLFENPGVYEGAWNFGPEESSFLTVGALVDSVVKVWGSGSRENRSNPEAVHEAHLLRLDITKAKALLGWKPIWSIDRAVSETVNWYQQYQSGRILEICQAQIEAYMNS; from the coding sequence ATGCTGAACAACTTATTTTGGGCCGGTAAAAAAGTTCTTGTAACCGGGCACAGCGGTTTCAAGGGCTCCTGGCTTGTTATCTGGCTGAAGATGATGGGAGCCGAGGTCTCCGGCTACGCCCTCGCTCCGTTGACTTCAAACGACAACTTCGTACTCTCCGGCATCGGAGAGCATATCGCCTCTCAAATCGGTGATGTCAGGGATTTTGACACACTGTTTCGCGTTTTTGAACGGCAGCAGCCGGAGATCGTTTTTCATCTCGCCGCCCAGCCGCTGGTCAGGTATTCATACGAAAATCCCAAAGAGACCTATGACGTCAATGTTGGCGGCACGGTCAACGTTTTTGAATGCTGCCGCCGCTGCGATTCGGTTCGGGTGATCATCAACGTCACGACCGACAAGTGTTACGAAAACAGGGAGTGGGTCTGGGGTTACCGGGAAAACGACCGGCTTGGCGGATTCGATCCCTACAGTTCAAGCAAGGCGTGCAGCGAACTGGTGACTGAGGCTTTCCGGAACTCCTTTTTCAATCCTGCGGACGTTGCCCGACATGGCAAAAGTCTGGCGTCGGCCAGAGCCGGCAACGTTTTCGGAGGCGGCGACTGGCAGGTTGACCGGATTCTCCCAGACTGCATAAGGCATCTCGAAAGGGGTGAACCGATCGTGGTGAGAAATCCTCACGCTGTCCGCCCGTGGCAGCATGTGCTCGAACCGCTTTCCGGCTACCTGCTGCTGGCCGAGAAGCTCTTCGAGAATCCTGGGGTTTACGAAGGGGCCTGGAATTTCGGGCCGGAAGAGTCCAGCTTCCTGACGGTCGGTGCACTGGTCGATTCTGTCGTCAAGGTCTGGGGAAGCGGATCGCGGGAAAACCGTTCAAATCCGGAGGCAGTTCACGAGGCCCATCTGCTCAGGCTCGACATCACCAAGGCCAAAGCGCTTCTCGGCTGGAAGCCGATATGGAGCATCGATCGCGCGGTCAGCGAAACGGTGAACTGGTACCAGCAGTACCAAAGTGGCCGGATATTAGAGATTTGCCAGGCGCAGATCGAGGCTTACATGAATAGTTGA
- a CDS encoding MBL fold metallo-hydrolase, with the protein MKVVFLGTNGWYDSSTGKTICTLVETSASVIVLDAGNGLQNADRFMCADKPVHLFLSHLHLDHIIGLHLLNKFSIPKGLTIHCRKGDLQHLKTIIAPPYSLPFSALSYPVTLREHDGTAIELDGFTVQSAPMRHSVPTIGFRLGIEGKTVAYCPDTGYCQSAVELASNADLLIAECAFRSGEENQDWPHLNPESAARLALEAGAKQLALVHFDAFRYPDRKSRMEAEQAARKIFVNVLAAEDDQIIAL; encoded by the coding sequence ATGAAGGTGGTGTTTCTCGGCACGAACGGATGGTATGACTCATCCACAGGCAAGACGATCTGTACTCTTGTCGAAACCAGCGCATCGGTGATCGTGCTCGATGCCGGTAACGGCTTGCAGAACGCTGACCGGTTCATGTGTGCCGACAAACCGGTTCACCTGTTTCTGAGTCATCTGCATCTCGATCATATTATCGGCCTGCACCTGCTCAACAAGTTCAGTATTCCAAAAGGACTGACCATTCATTGCCGTAAGGGCGATCTCCAACATCTCAAAACCATCATCGCCCCGCCCTACTCCCTGCCTTTTTCCGCCCTTTCGTATCCGGTTACGCTCAGGGAGCATGACGGAACAGCCATCGAACTCGACGGCTTTACGGTTCAGTCGGCTCCAATGCGCCACTCGGTACCCACGATCGGCTTTCGCTTAGGCATCGAAGGCAAAACCGTGGCCTATTGCCCCGACACCGGCTACTGCCAAAGCGCGGTCGAGCTGGCCAGCAATGCCGATCTGTTGATAGCCGAATGTGCTTTTCGAAGTGGCGAAGAGAATCAGGACTGGCCGCATCTCAATCCCGAAAGCGCAGCCAGGCTCGCCCTCGAGGCAGGAGCCAAACAGCTCGCGCTGGTGCATTTCGATGCGTTCAGGTATCCCGACAGGAAAAGCCGGATGGAGGCGGAACAGGCCGCGCGCAAGATTTTTGTGAACGTTCTGGCAGCCGAAGACGATCAGATTATTGCGTTATAA
- a CDS encoding class I SAM-dependent methyltransferase, whose translation MNKKKELSRACPVCGCGYGEIIHHMDFVLEPENPLPTSYDVVKCTDCSFLFADVDADQAKYDLYYELLSKYEDKNTASGYGDTEYDKKRLSVTADFISGLLSREKAILDIGSGGGGLLKELKEKGYSDLNALEPASKCVHEMPSYINGKSGSLFDDLMQIFEGKKFDLIILSHVAEHIYDLKGALKNVISLLKADGKIYIEVPDASRYANFYKVPFYYFDVEHINHFDRNSLDHLALSVGLASNEVVEKIIEVSGTDLYPAVGMVFIRSNAGYELKKYVAKSLLDTRLESLKNIIDSQLNIAIWGAGNYTKRLLASSMLGEAKISFFVDSDSGKQGKSLFGRPVFGPNVLCEFSGPVVVASALFASEILEQIKKMKIDNQVIVL comes from the coding sequence TTGAACAAAAAAAAAGAGTTGTCAAGGGCGTGTCCTGTTTGCGGGTGCGGTTATGGGGAGATTATCCACCACATGGATTTTGTTTTGGAACCAGAAAACCCCTTGCCTACCTCATATGATGTTGTAAAATGCACAGATTGCTCATTTCTGTTTGCCGATGTTGATGCTGATCAGGCGAAGTATGATTTGTATTATGAGCTGCTTTCTAAGTATGAAGATAAGAATACAGCCTCAGGCTATGGCGATACAGAATACGATAAAAAACGATTGTCTGTTACTGCTGATTTTATATCAGGGCTATTGAGCAGAGAGAAGGCTATTCTTGACATTGGTTCCGGAGGTGGTGGACTGTTAAAAGAACTAAAAGAAAAAGGATATTCAGACTTAAACGCTCTTGAGCCTGCCTCGAAGTGTGTTCACGAAATGCCTTCTTACATTAATGGAAAGTCAGGATCGTTATTCGATGATTTGATGCAGATTTTTGAGGGCAAGAAATTTGACTTGATTATCCTTTCTCATGTGGCTGAACATATTTATGATTTAAAAGGGGCGCTAAAAAATGTTATATCCCTTCTTAAAGCGGATGGTAAGATTTATATAGAGGTGCCTGACGCATCAAGATATGCTAATTTTTATAAAGTCCCGTTTTATTACTTTGATGTTGAGCATATAAATCATTTTGATCGTAACTCATTGGATCACCTTGCTCTTTCTGTTGGTTTGGCCAGTAATGAGGTGGTAGAAAAAATTATTGAGGTCAGCGGAACTGATTTATATCCAGCAGTGGGCATGGTTTTTATTCGTTCAAATGCTGGATATGAATTAAAAAAATATGTTGCCAAGTCACTACTTGACACTCGGCTTGAGTCGTTAAAAAACATTATTGACTCACAGCTCAATATAGCTATATGGGGAGCAGGCAATTATACCAAGCGCCTGCTTGCGTCTTCAATGCTGGGTGAAGCAAAGATATCTTTCTTTGTTGATTCTGATAGTGGAAAACAGGGGAAGTCGTTATTCGGCCGTCCGGTTTTTGGGCCAAATGTGTTGTGTGAATTTTCCGGACCTGTTGTTGTTGCTTCAGCACTGTTTGCTTCGGAGATTCTTGAGCAAATAAAGAAGATGAAAATCGACAATCAAGTAATTGTTCTTTAA
- a CDS encoding thiamine pyrophosphate-binding protein, with translation MRVADYIAQLIAEHEQTAKTVFMVSGGGNMHLIDALGRNEKLRYVCNHHEQACAIAAEGYSRVSNQIGIAYVTTGPGGTNAITGVMGAWVDSIPMLIVSGQVKFQTTIASQPELNLRQLGDQEINIVDIVRPITKYAVMITDKNSIRFHLEKALYEAKHGRPGPVWIDVPLDIQGAQIEPESLEGFAPPPEPDYDLKIDQVMTALKRAKRPVIIAGNGIVLSGAVGKFRALAEKLGIPVLGTFARYDIVKESDPCYAGRFGTLGHRAGNFAVQNSDLIIAIGARLNVRAISYNWEYFGREAEKVVVDIDENELKKHTIKADIPVCADAGAFIKALSCALETLSPMHQQWMERCRRYRETFPTIIEERQKVKIKVDSYHFFDVLSDCAPDNAVFVFGNGTACVSSYQSLRLKQGQNIVVNSGCASMGYDLPAAIGACYAAPDRQIICVTGDGSMQMNIQELQTIVHNHLPIKLFVLNNEGYISIRNTQQGFFKGHFVGCEASSGVSCPDTLKVAEAYGLKNGRIDNHQGLSEQIKAFLSEDGPVVCEVMLDPGEKMEPKLSSEVKSDGRIVSKPLEDMFPFLDRDVFNQQMIIGTIDED, from the coding sequence ATGAGAGTTGCCGATTATATAGCACAGCTTATCGCAGAACATGAGCAGACCGCGAAGACCGTTTTTATGGTCTCCGGCGGCGGAAACATGCACCTGATCGACGCTCTTGGCCGCAACGAAAAGCTCCGTTACGTCTGCAACCATCACGAACAGGCCTGCGCGATCGCTGCCGAGGGATACTCGCGGGTGTCGAACCAGATTGGCATCGCCTATGTGACCACCGGGCCAGGCGGCACCAACGCCATCACCGGCGTGATGGGGGCTTGGGTCGATTCGATTCCCATGCTGATTGTTTCCGGTCAGGTCAAATTCCAGACCACCATCGCCTCGCAGCCCGAACTCAACCTTCGGCAACTCGGCGATCAGGAAATCAACATCGTCGATATCGTTCGTCCCATCACCAAGTATGCGGTGATGATTACTGACAAGAATTCGATTCGCTTCCACCTCGAAAAAGCGTTGTATGAGGCCAAGCATGGCAGGCCTGGGCCGGTCTGGATCGACGTGCCGCTCGACATCCAGGGCGCGCAGATCGAGCCGGAATCGCTCGAAGGCTTCGCGCCGCCCCCCGAACCTGATTATGACCTGAAAATCGACCAGGTCATGACCGCTTTGAAGCGAGCCAAGCGTCCTGTGATAATCGCAGGAAACGGCATCGTACTCTCGGGCGCGGTCGGCAAGTTTCGGGCTTTGGCAGAAAAACTCGGCATTCCGGTGCTTGGCACTTTTGCCCGCTACGACATCGTAAAGGAGTCCGACCCTTGCTATGCGGGCCGGTTCGGAACCCTCGGGCATCGGGCGGGCAATTTCGCGGTACAAAACAGCGATCTTATCATCGCCATCGGAGCAAGACTTAACGTTCGAGCCATTAGCTATAACTGGGAATATTTCGGTCGTGAGGCCGAGAAAGTCGTTGTCGATATCGATGAGAACGAACTTAAAAAGCACACGATCAAAGCAGACATTCCCGTCTGTGCTGATGCGGGCGCGTTCATCAAGGCGTTGTCATGCGCACTTGAAACGCTATCACCGATGCATCAACAATGGATGGAGCGGTGTCGCCGTTACCGGGAGACCTTCCCCACCATAATCGAAGAACGCCAGAAAGTCAAAATCAAGGTGGATTCGTACCATTTCTTCGATGTGCTTTCAGACTGCGCCCCCGACAACGCGGTGTTCGTATTCGGAAACGGCACGGCATGCGTCTCTTCTTATCAGAGCTTGCGGCTCAAACAAGGACAGAACATTGTCGTCAACTCGGGCTGTGCCTCGATGGGCTATGATCTTCCCGCAGCTATTGGAGCTTGTTATGCTGCGCCAGATCGCCAGATAATCTGCGTTACCGGCGACGGAAGTATGCAGATGAACATTCAGGAGTTGCAGACCATCGTTCACAATCACCTGCCGATAAAGCTGTTCGTACTGAACAACGAAGGGTATATTTCGATCCGAAACACCCAGCAAGGCTTTTTTAAAGGTCACTTTGTAGGTTGCGAAGCAAGTAGCGGCGTCAGTTGTCCCGATACCCTGAAAGTGGCCGAGGCCTATGGCCTGAAAAATGGCAGAATCGACAATCACCAAGGGCTTTCCGAGCAGATCAAAGCTTTTCTCTCAGAAGATGGACCGGTCGTATGCGAAGTCATGCTTGACCCCGGCGAAAAGATGGAACCCAAACTCTCTTCGGAAGTCAAGTCTGATGGCAGAATCGTCTCCAAACCGCTCGAAGACATGTTCCCGTTTCTCGATCGTGATGTATTCAATCAACAGATGATTATCGGAACCATTGATGAAGATTAA
- a CDS encoding SDR family NAD(P)-dependent oxidoreductase, with the protein MKIKKILVTGGTGGIGSSIVACLSAQPGFVVHAPSRSELDLGLQESIKEYFSRSSDYDIVINNAGINTPQNIEQIETEQIETALNINLVAPLLVIKYCVPHMKRQGFGRIVNVSSIWGIRSKERRTLYSATKFGLNGMTRSLARELGPFNILVNSICPGYVDTALTRKNVTPKEQEKIRQEIPLRRFAEPREIAESIAFLVSERNSYMTGQTLIVDGGFIA; encoded by the coding sequence ATGAAGATTAAGAAGATTCTGGTTACCGGCGGCACAGGGGGGATCGGATCCTCGATAGTCGCTTGCTTGTCCGCACAGCCTGGCTTTGTCGTCCACGCTCCCAGCCGGAGCGAGCTTGATCTGGGCTTGCAGGAGAGCATTAAAGAATATTTTTCCCGGAGTTCAGACTATGATATTGTTATTAACAATGCCGGGATCAACACTCCACAAAACATCGAACAGATCGAAACTGAGCAGATCGAAACTGCCCTGAACATCAATCTTGTCGCCCCTCTTCTTGTCATCAAGTACTGCGTACCGCACATGAAGCGACAAGGTTTTGGGCGAATCGTCAACGTCAGCTCGATCTGGGGGATTCGCTCAAAGGAGAGACGAACCCTCTACTCGGCTACCAAGTTTGGCCTAAACGGTATGACCAGATCACTTGCCAGAGAACTCGGGCCGTTCAATATACTGGTCAACTCGATCTGTCCCGGCTATGTCGATACAGCCCTGACCCGGAAAAACGTGACGCCAAAGGAGCAGGAAAAGATCAGGCAGGAAATTCCGCTGCGGCGCTTTGCCGAGCCTCGGGAGATTGCCGAATCGATCGCGTTTCTGGTCAGCGAGCGCAACTCGTACATGACCGGCCAAACCCTTATTGTCGACGGGGGATTTATAGCATGA
- a CDS encoding AroB-related putative sugar phosphate phospholyase (cyclizing): MTDLLIKSNIRDYKVVFENTIDRVSKAIQPLPNKVLIVDSNVLEIYRSDIDRMADAADIIAFEAVEENKNLEAVSGIYSSLIDRNAKRNINLVSIGGGITQDVTGFVASTLYRGVNWTFVPTTFLAQTDSCIGSKTSLNFGSRKNLLGTFYPPATIYLCPALLSSLTEIDYYSGIGETIKFQLMNPFAKPDLYQIAEKIEQVKRHEMLDEIIRENMAIKIDYMENDEFDLGRRNLLNYGHCFGHALEISSGYAIPHGIAVSIGILFAGTISVSRGVMSQEMLEGIKKIVLPCLPIAFDSRHYDADLLLAAMKNDKKRIGADLSIVLADKEFMLAKYDDLKVDEFRTGLQTLIEIFENQ; this comes from the coding sequence ATGACCGATCTGCTGATCAAGTCGAACATAAGGGACTACAAAGTTGTTTTCGAGAACACGATTGACAGGGTCTCGAAAGCCATTCAGCCGTTGCCGAACAAAGTGTTGATCGTCGATTCCAATGTTCTGGAAATCTATCGCTCCGACATCGACCGGATGGCTGATGCAGCCGACATTATCGCCTTCGAAGCGGTCGAAGAGAACAAAAACCTTGAGGCGGTTTCTGGCATCTATTCGTCACTGATTGACCGGAATGCCAAACGAAATATCAATTTGGTTTCAATCGGAGGAGGCATAACCCAGGATGTAACCGGTTTCGTTGCCTCCACGCTCTACCGAGGAGTTAACTGGACGTTCGTACCCACGACCTTTCTAGCCCAGACCGACAGTTGCATTGGTAGCAAAACCTCTTTGAATTTCGGCAGCCGTAAAAACCTGCTTGGGACTTTTTACCCGCCAGCGACTATCTATCTCTGCCCGGCATTGCTCTCCTCGCTGACCGAAATCGATTATTACAGCGGCATCGGTGAAACCATCAAGTTTCAGTTGATGAATCCGTTTGCCAAACCCGACCTTTATCAGATAGCTGAAAAAATCGAACAGGTCAAACGTCATGAAATGCTTGATGAGATCATCAGGGAAAATATGGCGATCAAAATCGATTACATGGAAAACGATGAATTCGATCTTGGCAGAAGAAATCTGCTCAATTATGGGCACTGCTTCGGCCATGCGCTTGAAATATCCTCAGGCTATGCCATACCTCACGGCATAGCCGTTTCGATCGGCATTCTGTTTGCCGGGACTATATCGGTTTCCAGAGGAGTAATGAGTCAGGAAATGTTAGAAGGTATTAAAAAAATTGTGCTCCCCTGCCTGCCTATCGCGTTCGATTCGCGGCATTATGATGCGGACTTACTGCTTGCAGCTATGAAAAATGACAAGAAACGCATTGGGGCAGATTTGAGTATTGTACTTGCCGATAAAGAGTTCATGCTGGCCAAATATGACGATCTCAAGGTGGATGAATTCAGGACGGGGTTACAAACATTAATTGAAATTTTTGAGAATCAGTGA
- a CDS encoding aldolase/citrate lyase family protein, which translates to MNSIEYQMLDVLKQLRDEYGVFEIKAEFEAEGSRIEEMMRLKDVTSKVNLPIILKIGGVEAVTDIYNGLSIGVKGVIAPMAETAFAVSKFLNAIKTFVAEDNRADIDFAINIETITAYNNLDEIFALEHIDLLHGITMGRVDFVGSIGRDRHIVDSDQMYDYCHTVFSKARQKGLKTGLGGAISIGSIDFISKLHSEALIDKFETRKVVFKSNSILNDPEKAILKAVEFELLWLKSKRRYYHRVKSEDEYRIEMLEKRLGQA; encoded by the coding sequence ATGAACAGTATTGAATATCAGATGCTCGATGTCCTCAAACAACTTCGTGATGAGTATGGGGTGTTCGAGATCAAGGCGGAGTTTGAAGCCGAGGGGAGCAGGATTGAGGAGATGATGCGCCTCAAGGACGTTACCTCTAAGGTTAACCTGCCGATTATTCTTAAAATCGGCGGGGTTGAAGCCGTAACCGATATTTACAACGGCCTTTCCATCGGAGTCAAAGGCGTCATTGCGCCCATGGCGGAGACAGCGTTTGCCGTCTCGAAGTTTCTAAATGCTATCAAAACCTTTGTTGCTGAAGATAATCGCGCCGATATTGATTTTGCTATTAATATTGAAACCATTACAGCATACAACAATCTGGATGAAATCTTTGCTCTTGAGCATATCGATTTGTTGCATGGCATTACAATGGGAAGAGTGGATTTTGTTGGCTCGATAGGCCGTGACCGTCATATCGTCGATAGCGATCAGATGTACGACTATTGCCATACGGTGTTCAGCAAGGCTAGGCAGAAAGGACTGAAAACCGGCCTGGGCGGTGCCATCTCGATCGGGTCTATCGATTTCATTTCAAAGCTCCATTCTGAAGCGCTGATCGATAAATTTGAGACCAGAAAAGTTGTTTTCAAATCGAATTCTATACTTAATGATCCTGAGAAAGCTATTCTCAAAGCGGTTGAATTCGAATTGCTCTGGCTCAAGAGTAAGCGCCGTTACTATCACCGCGTCAAGTCCGAAGATGAATATCGCATCGAAATGCTCGAAAAAAGGCTTGGTCAGGCATAG
- a CDS encoding NAD-dependent epimerase/dehydratase family protein has product MQHQNDESMTIKRLFLTGGTGFFGKSLLRYWIQQSTQGKSVPAVTLMSRSPDAFLASYPEFVGLPWLTLVKGDVTMPKTFPTELNCSHILHAATDSTNGPMLTPLERFNQIVDGTRNVLDFAHRVEATRFLLTSSGGVYGPQPEKMERIPEDYNGMPDPLQPSHAYSVAKRTAEHLCALYGDAFGIEILVARCFAFVGPDLPLDAHFAIGNFIADAVAGRQITIKGNGLPIRSYLDQSDLATWLLTILEHGQSGRPYNVGSDQAITLLELANMVAETVHPKVPVQVLDTGIDAGNFRRRYVPDITRASKELGLTVTVPLHEAIKRAVMAARGAD; this is encoded by the coding sequence ATGCAGCACCAGAACGATGAAAGCATGACAATCAAGCGATTGTTTCTGACTGGAGGGACCGGCTTCTTCGGAAAATCTCTCCTTCGATACTGGATACAACAATCAACGCAGGGCAAATCTGTTCCGGCAGTAACCCTCATGAGCCGTTCTCCGGATGCCTTTCTTGCATCCTATCCTGAGTTTGTTGGGCTGCCTTGGCTTACGCTTGTCAAGGGAGACGTTACAATGCCGAAAACTTTCCCAACCGAGCTGAATTGTTCTCACATCCTGCATGCCGCCACGGACTCTACCAACGGCCCGATGTTGACTCCGCTGGAACGCTTTAACCAGATTGTTGATGGTACGCGCAATGTGCTTGATTTTGCACATCGGGTCGAAGCAACACGTTTTCTGCTGACAAGTTCCGGTGGCGTTTACGGCCCACAACCAGAAAAAATGGAGCGTATTCCCGAAGACTATAACGGTATGCCAGACCCGCTTCAGCCAAGCCATGCGTATAGCGTTGCCAAGCGCACAGCCGAACACTTGTGTGCGCTGTATGGCGACGCATTTGGTATAGAAATATTGGTGGCGCGTTGCTTTGCCTTCGTCGGCCCGGACTTGCCGCTTGATGCGCATTTTGCAATCGGGAACTTCATCGCAGATGCTGTTGCCGGTCGTCAAATCACAATCAAGGGAAATGGGTTGCCGATTCGTTCTTATCTCGATCAAAGTGATCTTGCAACATGGCTATTGACGATACTTGAACATGGTCAATCCGGTCGGCCCTACAATGTCGGATCCGATCAAGCGATCACTCTTCTTGAACTTGCCAATATGGTTGCCGAAACTGTTCATCCAAAAGTGCCGGTGCAGGTGCTCGACACTGGTATAGATGCTGGAAATTTCAGACGTCGGTATGTCCCCGACATTACGCGCGCATCAAAAGAACTTGGTCTGACTGTTACTGTGCCATTGCATGAGGCAATCAAACGTGCCGTTATGGCTGCTCGTGGAGCTGATTGA